From a single Vibrio toranzoniae genomic region:
- the recA gene encoding recombinase RecA gives MDENKQKALAAALGQIEKQFGKGSIMRLGDNRTMDVETISTGSLSLDIALGAGGLPMGRIVEVYGPESSGKTTLTLELIAAAQKVGKTCAFVDAEHALDPIYAQKLGVDIDALLVSQPDTGEQALEICDALARSGAIDVLVIDSVAALTPKAEIEGEMGDSHMGLQARMLSQAMRKLTGNLKQSNCMAIFINQIRMKIGVMFGNPETTTGGNALKFYASVRLDIRRTGAIKDGDEVVGNETRIKVVKNKIAAPFKQAETQILYGKGFNREGELIDLGVKNKLVEKAGAWYSYKGDKIGQGKANAGKYLRENPEIALEIDTKLRELLLTPAVLEEKGVEKEEENEEL, from the coding sequence ATGGACGAGAATAAACAAAAAGCGTTAGCCGCAGCCCTTGGTCAGATTGAAAAACAATTTGGTAAAGGTTCTATCATGCGTCTTGGTGATAACCGCACAATGGACGTAGAAACTATTTCTACAGGTTCTCTATCTCTAGATATCGCACTTGGTGCTGGTGGCCTACCGATGGGACGTATCGTAGAGGTTTACGGTCCAGAATCATCAGGTAAAACAACGCTAACGCTTGAGCTTATTGCTGCAGCACAAAAAGTTGGCAAGACGTGTGCTTTCGTTGATGCGGAACACGCACTAGACCCTATCTACGCTCAAAAGCTTGGTGTTGATATCGATGCACTTCTTGTTTCTCAACCTGATACGGGTGAGCAAGCATTAGAAATCTGTGATGCATTGGCTCGTTCAGGTGCAATCGATGTGCTTGTTATTGACTCAGTAGCAGCACTAACACCAAAAGCAGAAATTGAAGGCGAAATGGGCGATAGCCACATGGGTCTTCAGGCTCGTATGCTTTCTCAAGCAATGCGTAAGTTAACAGGCAACCTTAAGCAGTCTAACTGTATGGCTATCTTCATCAACCAAATCCGTATGAAGATTGGTGTGATGTTCGGTAACCCAGAAACAACAACAGGTGGTAATGCTCTTAAGTTCTACGCATCTGTTCGTCTTGATATCCGCCGTACTGGTGCGATCAAAGATGGTGATGAGGTTGTTGGTAACGAAACGCGTATCAAGGTTGTTAAGAACAAAATCGCTGCACCATTCAAACAAGCTGAAACTCAAATCCTATACGGCAAAGGCTTCAACCGTGAAGGTGAGCTTATCGATTTAGGTGTTAAGAACAAGCTAGTAGAAAAAGCGGGCGCTTGGTATAGCTACAAGGGTGACAAGATCGGCCAAGGTAAAGCTAACGCTGGTAAGTACCTACGTGAAAACCCAGAGATTGCTCTGGAGATCGATACTAAACTTCGTGAGTTGCTACTAACGCCTGCTGTTCTTGAAGAGAAAGGCGTAGAGAAAGAAGAAGAAAACGAAGAGCTATAA
- the pncC gene encoding nicotinamide-nucleotide amidase, with amino-acid sequence MQMTQALSEKLGPLLAKHKQVLVTAESCTGGGVATAVTDVAGSSAWFDRAFVTYSNEAKQEMIGVQLETLVEFGAVSEPVVIEMAKGALQHSNGTISVSISGIAGPGGGTEEKPVGTVCFAWKSLNGWDKVETNVFTGDRSQVRQQATHHALQVIYDYLSMEGK; translated from the coding sequence ATGCAGATGACTCAAGCTCTTAGTGAAAAACTCGGACCATTACTGGCAAAGCATAAACAAGTGCTAGTGACCGCTGAATCTTGTACCGGCGGTGGTGTAGCGACTGCTGTCACCGATGTGGCGGGCAGCTCAGCATGGTTTGACCGCGCCTTTGTGACTTACAGTAATGAAGCTAAGCAAGAGATGATTGGTGTTCAGCTTGAAACCTTGGTTGAGTTTGGTGCGGTGAGTGAACCCGTGGTGATAGAAATGGCCAAGGGGGCGCTACAACATTCAAATGGCACTATTTCTGTGTCGATCAGCGGTATTGCTGGCCCTGGCGGCGGCACGGAAGAAAAGCCCGTTGGTACCGTCTGTTTTGCTTGGAAATCGCTAAATGGCTGGGATAAAGTAGAAACGAATGTATTTACAGGTGATAGATCACAAGTACGCCAACAAGCCACGCACCATGCCCTGCAAGTTATTTATGATTACCTATCAATGGAAGGTAAGTAA
- the mutS gene encoding DNA mismatch repair protein MutS, which translates to MKADQKHTPMMQQYLKLKAENPEILLFYRMGDFYELFYDDAKKASQLLDISLTKRGSSNGEPIPMAGVPYHAVEGYLAKLVQLGESVAICEQIGNPALSKGPVERAVVRIVTPGTVTDEALLSERIDNLIAAIYHHNGKFGYATLDITSGRFQLCEPETEEAMAAELQRTSPRELLFPEDFEPVDLMASRNGNRRRPVWEFELDTAKQQLNQQFGTRDLVGFGVEGAKLGLCAAGCLIQYVKDTQRTALPHIRSLTMDKQDHSVILDAATRRNLEITQNLGGGTDNTLAEVLDHTATAMGSRMLKRWLHQPMRNISALDQRLDAIGEMKDLALFTELQPTLKQIGDIERILARLALRSARPRDMARLRQAMEYLPELAETLTQLKHPYLTQLAQYASPVDEVSELLERAIKENPPVVIRDGGVIAEGYHAELDEWRDLAAGATEFLDKLEQEERERHGIDTLKVGYNNVHGFFIQVSRGQSHLVPPHYVRRQTLKNAERYIIPELKEHEDKVLNSKSKALAIEKQLWEELFDLLLPYLERLQNIASSVSQLDVLQNLAERADTLDYCRPTMTEVAGIQIQAGRHPVVEQVMDEPFIANPIDLNDKRKMLIITGPNMGGKSTYMRQTALIALMAHIGCYVPAESATIGSIDRIFTRIGASDDLASGRSTFMVEMTETANILHNATPNSLVLMDEIGRGTSTYDGLSLAWASAEWLANQINSMTLFATHYFELTELPNQLPTLANVHLDAVEHGDNIAFMHAVQEGAASKSYGLAVASLAGVPKVVIKNARAKLTQLEALSIGAPMSRPSDVDIANQLSLIPEPSEVEQALASVDPDDLTPRQALEELYRLKKLL; encoded by the coding sequence GTGAAAGCCGATCAAAAACACACTCCCATGATGCAGCAGTACCTAAAACTCAAAGCAGAAAATCCAGAAATTCTGTTGTTCTACCGCATGGGCGATTTCTACGAGCTTTTCTACGATGACGCTAAAAAAGCCTCTCAACTCCTCGATATTTCACTGACTAAGCGTGGTTCATCAAATGGTGAGCCGATTCCAATGGCGGGTGTTCCATACCATGCCGTTGAAGGATACCTTGCAAAGTTAGTGCAACTCGGTGAGTCCGTAGCAATTTGTGAACAGATTGGTAATCCAGCACTTTCAAAAGGTCCTGTAGAGCGTGCGGTAGTACGTATCGTGACACCAGGTACCGTAACCGATGAAGCCTTGCTCTCTGAACGCATCGATAACCTGATTGCAGCCATTTATCACCACAACGGTAAATTTGGTTACGCGACGCTTGATATTACCTCTGGCCGATTCCAACTTTGCGAGCCAGAAACAGAAGAAGCGATGGCAGCAGAGTTACAAAGAACCTCTCCGCGTGAGCTGCTGTTCCCTGAAGATTTCGAACCTGTCGATTTAATGGCAAGCCGTAACGGCAATCGCCGTCGCCCAGTCTGGGAATTTGAATTAGATACCGCCAAGCAGCAGCTGAACCAACAATTTGGTACTCGCGACCTTGTGGGTTTTGGCGTTGAAGGTGCCAAGCTGGGTCTTTGTGCGGCTGGCTGTCTTATTCAATATGTAAAAGACACGCAACGTACCGCCCTGCCGCACATCCGTTCACTGACCATGGATAAGCAAGATCATTCGGTGATCCTCGATGCTGCGACTCGCCGCAACCTAGAGATCACGCAAAATCTTGGCGGTGGCACAGATAACACTCTTGCTGAAGTGCTTGATCACACCGCAACCGCTATGGGCAGTCGCATGCTTAAGCGTTGGTTACATCAACCAATGCGCAATATCTCGGCACTTGATCAACGCTTAGATGCGATTGGTGAAATGAAAGACTTGGCTCTCTTTACAGAGCTACAGCCAACCTTAAAGCAGATTGGTGATATCGAGCGTATTCTTGCTCGTCTTGCACTTCGTTCTGCTCGCCCACGTGATATGGCGCGCCTTCGCCAAGCAATGGAATACTTACCAGAGCTAGCTGAAACACTGACACAGCTTAAGCACCCGTACCTAACTCAACTTGCTCAGTATGCCTCTCCTGTAGATGAGGTTTCAGAACTGCTTGAACGTGCAATCAAAGAGAACCCACCCGTGGTTATCCGTGACGGCGGTGTGATTGCAGAAGGCTACCACGCCGAGCTAGATGAATGGCGTGATCTTGCTGCAGGTGCAACTGAGTTTCTGGATAAGCTTGAGCAAGAAGAGCGTGAACGTCACGGCATCGACACGCTAAAAGTTGGTTACAACAACGTACACGGTTTCTTCATTCAAGTAAGCCGCGGACAAAGCCACCTTGTACCGCCACATTATGTTCGTCGCCAAACGCTGAAGAACGCTGAGCGCTATATCATTCCTGAGCTGAAAGAGCACGAAGACAAAGTGCTTAACTCTAAATCGAAGGCACTGGCTATCGAGAAGCAGTTGTGGGAAGAGTTGTTTGATTTACTACTGCCATACCTAGAACGACTACAAAACATCGCTTCTTCAGTATCTCAACTTGATGTACTACAAAACTTAGCTGAGCGAGCAGATACACTTGATTACTGTCGTCCAACCATGACAGAAGTGGCCGGTATACAGATACAAGCGGGTCGTCACCCAGTAGTAGAACAAGTGATGGATGAACCTTTCATCGCCAACCCTATCGACCTAAACGATAAGCGTAAAATGCTGATCATCACAGGTCCAAACATGGGTGGTAAGTCGACCTACATGCGCCAAACTGCACTTATCGCATTGATGGCCCATATCGGTTGTTATGTGCCAGCTGAAAGCGCGACGATTGGCTCTATCGACCGTATATTTACTCGTATTGGCGCATCGGATGATTTGGCTTCTGGCCGTTCAACCTTCATGGTTGAGATGACAGAAACCGCTAACATTCTGCATAACGCGACACCAAATAGCCTTGTATTAATGGATGAGATCGGCCGTGGTACTAGTACTTATGATGGTTTGTCGCTAGCTTGGGCAAGTGCAGAATGGCTAGCAAATCAAATTAATTCGATGACGTTGTTTGCCACGCATTATTTTGAGCTAACCGAGTTACCGAACCAGCTTCCAACATTGGCAAACGTACACTTAGATGCAGTTGAACATGGCGACAACATTGCCTTTATGCATGCAGTACAAGAAGGTGCAGCGAGTAAATCTTATGGCTTAGCGGTTGCCAGCTTAGCCGGGGTTCCTAAAGTGGTGATCAAAAATGCTCGCGCTAAACTAACGCAACTAGAAGCACTCAGTATCGGGGCTCCGATGTCGAGACCAAGCGACGTTGATATCGCAAACCAACTGAGTCTAATCCCTGAACCGAGTGAAGTGGAACAAGCACTAGCGAGTGTCGATCCTGATGATCTAACACCTCGACAGGCATTAGAAGAACTCTACCGCTTGAAAAAGCTACTCTAG
- the rpoS gene encoding RNA polymerase sigma factor RpoS: protein MSISNAVTKEEFDLVQATTEPEALGKAKRTVTKKTEAKEEVEVTSKSLDATQLYLGEIGFSPLLTAEEEVLYARRALRGDEAARKRMIESNLPLVVKISRRYSNRGLALLDLIEEGNLGLIRAVEKFDPERGFRFSTYATWWIRQTIERALMNQTRTIRLPIHVVKELNIYLRTARELSQKLDHEPTAEEIASKLDKPVGDVSKMLRLNERVSSVDTPIGGDGEKALLDIIPDINNSDPEVSTQDSDIKNSLIFWLDELNPKQKEVLARRFGLLGYEPSTLEEVGREISLTRERVRQIQVEGLRRLREILIKQGLNMENLFNVEND from the coding sequence ATGAGTATAAGCAATGCAGTAACCAAAGAAGAGTTCGATCTTGTCCAAGCAACCACGGAACCGGAAGCACTTGGAAAAGCAAAGCGAACAGTCACTAAGAAAACCGAAGCGAAAGAAGAAGTTGAAGTTACGTCTAAAAGCTTAGATGCCACTCAACTTTATCTAGGCGAGATCGGTTTCTCACCACTATTAACCGCAGAAGAAGAAGTGCTTTATGCACGTCGAGCTCTACGCGGTGATGAAGCAGCACGTAAACGCATGATAGAAAGTAACCTGCCTTTAGTGGTAAAGATTTCCCGTCGTTATAGCAATCGCGGTTTAGCACTTCTCGATCTAATTGAAGAAGGCAACTTAGGTTTGATTCGCGCCGTAGAGAAGTTTGACCCAGAACGTGGTTTCCGTTTTTCGACCTACGCGACATGGTGGATTCGTCAAACCATTGAACGTGCGTTGATGAATCAGACTCGGACTATCCGTTTACCAATCCATGTTGTGAAAGAGCTGAACATCTACCTACGTACTGCAAGAGAGCTATCACAAAAGCTTGACCATGAACCAACGGCAGAAGAGATCGCTTCTAAGCTAGATAAACCCGTTGGTGATGTGAGCAAGATGCTTCGTCTAAACGAAAGAGTGAGTTCTGTAGATACGCCAATTGGTGGTGACGGTGAGAAAGCACTGTTGGATATTATTCCAGACATCAACAATTCAGATCCTGAGGTTTCAACTCAAGATAGCGATATCAAGAATTCGTTGATCTTCTGGCTTGATGAGCTGAATCCGAAGCAGAAAGAGGTGCTTGCACGTCGATTTGGATTGCTTGGTTATGAACCGTCAACACTAGAAGAAGTTGGTCGTGAAATTAGCCTGACTCGTGAGCGTGTTCGTCAAATTCAAGTTGAAGGTCTGCGTCGTTTACGTGAGATTCTGATCAAACAAGGTCTGAACATGGAAAACCTGTTCAACGTTGAAAATGACTAA
- the nlpD gene encoding murein hydrolase activator NlpD — protein MGSKLLKGSTLLLGCALVGCAANSPAPVSSLNKNYSSIDRGSYRGSYYEVKKGDTLYFIAYVTNKDVNDLVSYNKLSAPYTIHPGQKLKLWRPSYSAPAYGKSTVAAAAVAAPVAASTTSSAASTPKTIPKQSKNSKSSPAQTTIKVVKKDSPKKVEQSKSKEYVGSKGKQNVTPTTKPTSDKVSKWLWPTKGRVIKNFSVGEQGNKGIDIAGQRGQPIVSTAGGTVVYSGNALRGYGNLVIVKHNDNYLSAYAHNDRLLVSEGQSVKPGQKIATMGSSGASSVRLHFEIRYQGKSVNPKRYLP, from the coding sequence ATGGGTTCGAAGTTGTTAAAAGGAAGTACTTTACTGCTTGGCTGTGCACTTGTTGGGTGTGCAGCGAATTCGCCTGCGCCCGTTTCAAGCCTTAACAAGAATTACTCATCGATCGATCGTGGTAGTTATCGCGGCAGTTATTATGAAGTAAAAAAAGGCGATACGCTTTATTTCATCGCTTATGTGACCAACAAAGACGTGAATGACCTCGTTAGCTACAACAAATTGTCTGCCCCATATACGATCCATCCAGGACAGAAGCTTAAGTTATGGCGCCCGAGCTACAGCGCGCCAGCGTATGGTAAATCAACGGTAGCGGCTGCAGCAGTTGCTGCGCCTGTCGCGGCATCAACCACGTCATCTGCGGCAAGTACCCCTAAAACCATACCTAAGCAGAGTAAAAACTCTAAATCTTCCCCTGCTCAAACTACCATCAAAGTGGTTAAAAAAGATTCACCAAAGAAGGTTGAACAATCCAAATCAAAAGAGTATGTTGGTTCTAAAGGTAAACAAAATGTTACACCGACCACCAAACCAACAAGTGATAAAGTATCCAAATGGTTATGGCCAACAAAAGGGAGAGTGATTAAGAACTTCTCTGTAGGCGAACAAGGAAATAAAGGCATAGACATAGCAGGACAGCGAGGTCAGCCAATAGTATCTACTGCAGGGGGAACGGTTGTTTATTCGGGTAATGCATTGCGAGGCTACGGCAATCTAGTGATTGTGAAGCACAATGATAATTACTTAAGTGCATACGCGCATAATGACCGGTTATTAGTATCTGAAGGGCAAAGTGTGAAACCAGGGCAGAAGATTGCAACAATGGGAAGCTCTGGAGCCAGCAGTGTCAGGCTGCACTTTGAGATTCGTTACCAAGGCAAATCAGTTAATCCAAAACGATACTTGCCTTAA
- a CDS encoding protein-L-isoaspartate(D-aspartate) O-methyltransferase, which translates to MSNPQAERLVTFLIENGIQDHKVLDAIYQLPRESFLSQAMYHQAYDNNALPIGQGQTISQPYIVAKMTELLELQQDSRVLEIGTGSGYQTAVLAQLVDHVYSVERIKSLQWNAKRRLKQLDFYNISTKHGDGWHGWSSKAPFDAIIVTAAAESIPQVLLQQLKDGGRLLIPVGDDEQQLLKIVRHGDEFLSSVIEVVRFVPLVPGELA; encoded by the coding sequence GTGAGCAACCCACAAGCCGAGCGCTTAGTTACTTTTTTGATTGAAAATGGTATTCAGGATCATAAGGTTCTCGATGCTATTTACCAACTGCCGAGAGAGAGCTTTTTATCACAGGCAATGTACCATCAAGCTTATGATAACAATGCGCTGCCTATCGGACAGGGACAAACAATCTCTCAGCCATACATCGTTGCTAAAATGACAGAGTTACTTGAGTTACAACAAGACAGTCGCGTTTTGGAGATCGGAACCGGTTCTGGTTACCAAACCGCAGTATTAGCTCAGCTTGTTGACCATGTTTATTCGGTTGAAAGAATAAAGTCGCTACAGTGGAATGCTAAGCGTAGGTTGAAGCAACTCGATTTCTACAATATCTCAACCAAACACGGTGATGGCTGGCATGGGTGGTCTTCAAAAGCCCCTTTTGATGCGATTATTGTCACCGCTGCTGCTGAGTCGATTCCTCAAGTGCTTTTGCAACAACTTAAAGATGGTGGTCGTTTACTGATTCCTGTCGGTGATGATGAACAGCAATTGTTGAAGATTGTTCGCCATGGTGACGAGTTTTTATCGAGTGTTATCGAGGTCGTGAGATTTGTACCTCTCGTTCCTGGTGAGTTAGCTTAA
- the surE gene encoding 5'/3'-nucleotidase SurE, whose translation MKILLSNDDGVHAQGIHELASELRDLAEVIIVAPDRNRSGASNSLTLEQPLRVQEIAENTYSVQGTPTDCVHFALNELLKNDMPDLVLTGINHGANLGDDVLYSGTVAAAMEGHFLGVQSVAFSLVGKKHFKTAAVIARGIVEQHLVNPIPTNRLLNVNVPDLSLEQLSGTQVTRLGARHHAEDMIKQKDPRGHDIYWLGPPGKEQDAGEGTDFYAIEHGFVSVTPLQVDLTAHESLGAMTTWLGEK comes from the coding sequence ATGAAGATTTTACTCAGCAACGATGATGGTGTGCATGCTCAAGGTATTCATGAGCTAGCAAGTGAATTACGTGATCTTGCTGAAGTTATCATTGTTGCACCTGATCGTAATCGCTCAGGTGCTTCAAATTCATTAACTTTAGAACAACCTTTGCGTGTTCAAGAAATTGCTGAAAATACCTATTCGGTACAAGGCACACCGACCGACTGTGTGCATTTTGCGTTAAATGAACTGCTCAAGAACGATATGCCCGATCTGGTTTTAACGGGCATTAATCATGGTGCTAACCTTGGTGACGATGTACTTTATTCAGGCACAGTGGCTGCTGCAATGGAAGGGCACTTCTTGGGCGTTCAATCGGTGGCGTTTTCCCTGGTGGGTAAAAAACATTTTAAGACAGCGGCAGTGATTGCTCGTGGTATCGTCGAACAACATTTAGTCAACCCAATCCCAACTAACCGCCTATTAAACGTCAATGTGCCTGACCTGTCTTTAGAACAGTTGTCTGGAACTCAAGTAACACGCCTTGGCGCTCGTCACCATGCTGAAGATATGATTAAGCAAAAAGACCCCCGCGGTCATGATATTTATTGGCTTGGTCCTCCGGGCAAAGAGCAAGATGCCGGCGAAGGTACCGATTTTTACGCTATCGAACATGGCTTTGTATCGGTAACACCGTTACAAGTTGATCTGACGGCACACGAGTCGTTAGGTGCGATGACAACATGGTTAGGAGAGAAGTAA
- the truD gene encoding tRNA pseudouridine(13) synthase TruD, protein MSDILSSLAYLNGKPTAKAKLKAKAEHFVVNEDLGFEFTGEGEHLMVRIRKTGENTSFVANELAKACGVKSKDVSWAGLKDRHAVTEQWLSVHLPKGEPDFSAFLAQYPSIEILATARHNKKLRPGDLVGNQFELTLSEVTDCDDVVKRLEKVAQVGVPNYFGAQRFGNEGNNLSEARRWGRDNVRTRNQNKRSLYLSAARSWIYNLILSDRIEQDAFASALVGDIVVKDGTQLAVTADNIEVVNQDIANGAALVTVALAGDNALPTTDESQALEQKHLDAEPDLMALIRGNRMRHDRREASLKPTDLTWEVNEDNVTLKFSLDAGCFATAIVRELIEEVHVERSYEQ, encoded by the coding sequence ATGTCAGATATTTTATCTTCATTGGCTTATCTAAACGGTAAACCAACTGCGAAAGCAAAACTAAAAGCAAAAGCCGAACACTTTGTCGTTAATGAAGACTTGGGTTTTGAATTTACTGGCGAAGGCGAGCATCTAATGGTTCGCATCCGTAAAACGGGTGAGAACACGAGCTTCGTGGCTAATGAGCTAGCTAAGGCTTGCGGTGTTAAGTCGAAAGACGTGAGCTGGGCGGGTTTGAAAGACCGTCACGCAGTGACAGAGCAGTGGTTGAGCGTTCACCTACCTAAAGGTGAGCCTGACTTTTCAGCGTTCTTAGCACAATACCCAAGCATCGAAATCCTAGCGACAGCACGCCACAACAAAAAGTTACGTCCGGGCGATTTAGTTGGCAACCAATTTGAGTTGACCTTGTCTGAAGTAACGGATTGCGATGATGTGGTCAAGCGTTTGGAAAAAGTCGCTCAAGTCGGCGTACCAAACTACTTTGGTGCTCAACGTTTTGGTAATGAAGGTAACAACTTATCTGAAGCTCGTCGTTGGGGCCGCGATAACGTTCGTACTCGTAACCAGAATAAACGCAGCTTGTACCTTTCTGCTGCTCGTTCGTGGATTTACAACCTGATCCTTTCAGACCGTATTGAGCAAGATGCGTTTGCATCAGCATTGGTGGGCGATATCGTGGTGAAAGACGGTACTCAACTAGCAGTAACGGCTGACAACATCGAAGTAGTAAACCAAGACATCGCGAACGGCGCAGCATTGGTTACTGTTGCTTTGGCTGGAGATAATGCCTTGCCTACGACGGATGAGTCTCAAGCTTTAGAGCAGAAACACCTTGATGCTGAACCGGATCTAATGGCTCTGATTCGTGGTAACCGTATGCGCCATGATCGTCGTGAAGCGTCACTGAAACCAACGGATTTAACTTGGGAAGTGAACGAAGATAATGTCACGCTTAAGTTCTCTCTTGATGCGGGTTGTTTCGCAACAGCGATCGTTCGCGAATTGATTGAAGAAGTACACGTAGAAAGAAGCTACGAGCAATAA
- the ispF gene encoding 2-C-methyl-D-erythritol 2,4-cyclodiphosphate synthase, producing the protein MIRIGHGFDVHKFGGEGPVIIGGVSVPYEQGLIAHSDGDVALHALCDALLGAIAAGDIGRHFPDTDDEWKGADSRELLKDVYRRVKEQGYVIGNADITIMAQSPKMAPHIESMCQAIAQDLETSISNVNVKATTTERLGFTGRKEGIACEAVVLITKSA; encoded by the coding sequence ATGATTCGTATTGGCCATGGCTTTGATGTACATAAGTTTGGTGGTGAAGGCCCGGTAATTATTGGTGGCGTGAGCGTCCCTTATGAACAAGGTCTTATTGCACACTCAGATGGTGATGTTGCCCTGCATGCGTTATGTGACGCTCTATTAGGTGCGATTGCTGCGGGTGATATTGGTCGTCATTTTCCAGATACCGATGATGAGTGGAAAGGTGCAGACAGCCGTGAGCTATTGAAAGACGTTTATCGTCGAGTAAAAGAACAAGGCTACGTGATTGGTAATGCCGATATTACTATCATGGCGCAATCGCCAAAAATGGCGCCTCATATAGAGTCTATGTGCCAAGCTATTGCACAAGACTTAGAAACCAGCATCAGTAATGTGAATGTAAAAGCCACGACCACTGAGCGTTTAGGTTTTACAGGTCGCAAAGAGGGCATCGCATGTGAAGCGGTGGTCCTAATTACTAAAAGTGCGTAA
- the ispD gene encoding 2-C-methyl-D-erythritol 4-phosphate cytidylyltransferase yields MSIQLQSVIAVVPAAGVGSRMQADRPKQYLKISGTTILEHTVEKLLSHPQVSQIVVAISDDDPYYPELALNKNPKVLRVSGGSERADSVLSALDYIAEQQLGDWVMVHDAARPCVQLGDIDNLISGAMSHEVGAILAAPVRDTMKRGAQGQIEHTVERADLWHALTPQMFRAKPLWNALSEALQQGVSITDEASAFEWKGLSPALVTGRSDNFKITQPEDLALAEFYLSQNKE; encoded by the coding sequence ATGTCGATTCAACTTCAAAGCGTGATTGCCGTTGTACCTGCGGCGGGCGTGGGCAGCCGAATGCAGGCCGACCGTCCTAAGCAATATCTAAAAATTAGCGGCACAACGATTTTAGAGCACACCGTTGAGAAATTATTGTCTCACCCACAAGTCTCTCAAATTGTCGTTGCTATTAGCGATGATGACCCATACTACCCAGAGCTTGCCTTAAATAAGAATCCAAAAGTGCTCAGAGTGTCTGGTGGAAGCGAAAGAGCGGACTCAGTACTCTCTGCCTTAGATTATATCGCTGAGCAACAGCTTGGTGATTGGGTTATGGTTCACGATGCGGCAAGGCCTTGTGTTCAATTAGGTGACATCGATAATTTGATCTCCGGTGCAATGAGTCATGAGGTAGGGGCGATTTTGGCTGCTCCTGTTCGTGATACGATGAAGCGTGGTGCCCAAGGGCAGATCGAGCATACCGTTGAACGAGCCGATTTGTGGCATGCACTGACGCCGCAAATGTTTAGAGCAAAACCTCTGTGGAATGCATTAAGTGAGGCGCTTCAACAAGGTGTTTCTATTACCGATGAAGCTTCAGCCTTTGAGTGGAAAGGTTTATCGCCCGCTTTAGTTACAGGGCGCTCAGATAATTTTAAGATTACTCAGCCAGAAGATTTAGCCCTTGCTGAGTTCTATTTAAGTCAGAATAAGGAATAA
- the ftsB gene encoding cell division protein FtsB, which translates to MRIFALVLLIVFGWLQHTLWFGKNGISDYYGVNNEIQVQQQVNEKLHLRNAEMFAEIDDLRQGLDAIEERARHELGMVKEGETFYRIIGEESH; encoded by the coding sequence ATGCGAATTTTTGCTTTAGTTTTGCTCATAGTGTTTGGCTGGCTACAACACACACTGTGGTTTGGTAAAAATGGTATCTCTGATTACTACGGTGTGAACAACGAAATCCAAGTTCAGCAGCAAGTAAATGAAAAGCTTCATCTTCGTAATGCTGAGATGTTTGCGGAAATTGACGATCTACGCCAAGGCTTAGACGCGATAGAAGAGCGTGCACGTCATGAACTTGGAATGGTGAAAGAAGGCGAAACGTTTTATCGTATCATTGGTGAGGAATCCCATTAA